One segment of Herbaspirillum hiltneri N3 DNA contains the following:
- a CDS encoding EamA family transporter codes for MPFHLVLLILFAALLHAGWNALLRGGADRLWSMTVMCVAVAIASAAVAVSAAPPARASWVYAVLSALLHVGYNLFLVKSYQAGDLGKTYPIARGSSPILVTIGAALFAGEQVGAAALLGVVLVSGGIVSLAFKGRKLAAPSLPYALGTGCFIAAYSVVDGIGVRLSGAPIAYTAWMCVLWGFLMPAVYAGRRGAASLFAIRPGFFTAFAGGLVSLLAYGIVIYAMSGAPMGAVSALRETSVLFAALIGYFFLGEALTVPKLLACAAIAAGTILIG; via the coding sequence ATGCCTTTTCACCTCGTCCTTCTGATCCTTTTTGCGGCGCTTCTGCATGCCGGCTGGAATGCGCTCCTGCGCGGCGGTGCCGACCGTCTCTGGTCAATGACGGTGATGTGCGTGGCGGTCGCGATCGCCAGCGCCGCAGTCGCCGTGTCAGCCGCACCGCCGGCCAGGGCGAGCTGGGTGTACGCGGTGCTTTCGGCACTGCTGCATGTCGGCTACAACCTGTTCCTCGTCAAGAGCTATCAGGCCGGGGACCTCGGGAAAACCTATCCGATTGCGCGCGGATCCTCTCCCATACTGGTGACCATCGGTGCGGCGCTGTTCGCCGGTGAACAGGTGGGCGCCGCGGCTTTGCTGGGCGTTGTCCTGGTGTCGGGCGGCATCGTTTCCCTGGCCTTCAAAGGACGCAAGCTTGCGGCGCCGAGCCTGCCGTATGCGCTGGGAACCGGATGTTTCATCGCCGCCTACAGCGTGGTGGACGGCATCGGCGTGCGCCTGTCCGGCGCCCCGATAGCCTATACGGCCTGGATGTGCGTGCTGTGGGGTTTCCTGATGCCGGCGGTGTATGCCGGCCGTCGCGGCGCAGCCAGCCTGTTTGCGATCCGGCCCGGATTCTTCACTGCTTTCGCGGGCGGGCTGGTGTCATTGCTGGCGTACGGAATTGTCATCTACGCCATGTCCGGCGCACCCATGGGCGCGGTCTCGGCATTGCGCGAAACCAGCGTGCTGTTCGCGGCATTGATCGGCTATTTCTTCCTGGGCGAAGCGTTGACCGTCCCGAAACTGCTTGCCTGCGCGGCGATTGCCGCCGGCACCATTCTTATCGGCTGA
- a CDS encoding glucose 1-dehydrogenase, producing MNTVSPAPVILITGGSRGMGAATARLAAAQGYDVAISYVQDESAALAVVSDVEAAGRRALPVRADSADPEQVARLFAGIDREFGRIDVLVNNAAILQRQSRLEDIGFERMQRIFAVNAIGPMLCAQQAIRRMSYRHQGRGGAVINISSASARLGSPNEYVDYAASKGALETFTTGLAREVAREGIRVNCIRPGHIYTDMHASGGEPGRVDRVKDSIPMGRGGQPEEVARAVLWLASAEASFTTGTFLDVTGGK from the coding sequence ATGAATACCGTCTCGCCCGCACCCGTCATTCTGATCACCGGCGGCAGCCGTGGCATGGGCGCCGCCACTGCGCGGCTGGCCGCAGCGCAAGGCTACGATGTGGCGATCAGCTATGTCCAGGACGAATCCGCAGCCCTGGCAGTGGTGTCGGACGTCGAAGCGGCCGGACGCCGGGCCTTGCCGGTGCGTGCCGACAGCGCCGATCCGGAGCAGGTCGCCCGGCTGTTCGCCGGCATCGACCGGGAATTCGGCCGTATCGATGTGCTGGTCAACAACGCGGCAATACTGCAGCGGCAGTCGAGGCTGGAAGACATCGGCTTCGAGCGGATGCAGCGCATCTTCGCCGTCAACGCGATCGGTCCCATGCTGTGCGCTCAGCAGGCGATCAGGCGCATGTCCTATCGCCACCAGGGGCGAGGCGGCGCGGTGATCAATATTTCATCGGCGTCGGCGCGGCTTGGCAGTCCTAACGAATATGTGGATTACGCCGCCTCCAAGGGCGCGCTGGAAACCTTCACCACGGGCCTGGCCAGGGAAGTCGCGCGGGAAGGGATACGCGTCAACTGCATCCGCCCCGGGCACATTTATACCGACATGCATGCCAGCGGCGGCGAGCCGGGACGGGTGGATCGCGTCAAGGATTCGATTCCGATGGGAAGAGGCGGCCAGCCGGAAGAAGTGGCGCGCGCGGTGCTGTGGCTGGCCAGCGCGGAGGCTTCCTTTACCACCGGCACTTTCCTTGATGTCACCGGGGGGAAATGA